A window of the Virgibacillus pantothenticus genome harbors these coding sequences:
- a CDS encoding NAD(P)H-dependent flavin oxidoreductase yields MNNSNETMNQMKESMRLPVIMAPMFLVSNPKMVTEACAAGIVGTFPALNARTKEILEQWMEQITSELDEMKKNDPKQQIAPWGINFITHRSNKRYTEDLQLIEKYKPPIVITSLGDPSPVVKIAHEYGGLVFSDVINIKFAKKAIEKGADGLVLVASGAGGHAGELNPISFIHEVRSFFSGPIILAGGMSKGEDILASEILGADFVYMGTRFIPSEESAASQEYKQMIVESAIEDIIYTDAFSGVNANYLIPSIAKAGLDPANLQTKQKIDFNKLQTDAKAWKDIWGAGQGIGPIKEIQPIHAIVDELEAAYEQAKMKVRQRNGVSMQ; encoded by the coding sequence ATGAACAATTCCAATGAAACAATGAACCAAATGAAGGAATCTATGCGTTTGCCAGTCATCATGGCACCAATGTTTTTAGTTTCCAATCCAAAAATGGTGACAGAGGCTTGTGCAGCAGGCATTGTAGGAACATTTCCAGCTTTAAATGCAAGAACGAAAGAAATATTGGAACAATGGATGGAGCAGATTACTAGCGAATTGGATGAAATGAAAAAGAACGATCCAAAGCAGCAAATTGCGCCCTGGGGAATTAATTTTATTACTCACCGCTCGAACAAGCGGTATACAGAGGATTTACAGTTAATTGAAAAATATAAGCCGCCAATTGTAATTACTTCTTTGGGGGACCCTAGTCCGGTCGTGAAGATTGCGCATGAATACGGTGGGCTTGTTTTTTCAGATGTTATCAATATAAAGTTTGCAAAAAAAGCGATCGAGAAAGGTGCAGATGGGCTTGTATTAGTAGCAAGTGGAGCAGGTGGTCACGCAGGTGAATTAAATCCGATTTCATTTATTCATGAGGTAAGATCATTCTTTTCTGGTCCAATCATTTTGGCAGGGGGAATGTCAAAGGGAGAAGATATTTTAGCTTCGGAAATACTTGGAGCAGATTTTGTTTATATGGGAACACGGTTTATTCCGTCTGAAGAAAGCGCGGCATCACAAGAGTATAAGCAAATGATTGTTGAATCTGCAATTGAAGATATTATTTATACAGATGCTTTTAGCGGGGTAAACGCTAATTATCTTATCCCAAGTATTGCGAAGGCAGGTTTAGATCCCGCTAATTTACAAACGAAGCAGAAGATAGATTTTAATAAGCTCCAGACCGATGCAAAGGCTTGGAAGGATATTTGGGGAGCAGGGCAAGGGATTGGTCCAATTAAAGAAATACAACCTATTCATGCGATTGTAGATGAACTGGAAGCAGCATATGAGCAAGCGAAAATGAAGGTAAGACAGCGTAATGGGGTTTCTATGCAGTGA
- a CDS encoding long-chain-fatty-acid--CoA ligase, whose protein sequence is MHYPLTPIDWKRRAIKYYPSKVAVIDEEKTFTYAQFGERTDRLSQALLKAGINEGEHVAVMLPNTHYMLECFYGICQMGAVMVPLNYRISSQDMEYIINHSDAKLLIVDAAFTSSIQEIRANLNVEEIVVVAVPGYECKVQGIDYEDFIQHVDSVSFSPINLDENQLLTINYTSGTTSKPKGVMQTHRSNYMNAADFMFHLGVRHQDVYLHTLPMFHVNGWGGVWAITAVGGVHVCLRKVEPKVILDLFEQQQITLLCGAPIVINMLVNEPKVKEIAIQVKPRMAIAGSPPASALIQQAQDLLGLDIVHVYGMTETSPFILYNEWKPLFDQASVEKQAVLKARQGIEMVFNGETKVVSQDGKEVAWNGEELGEIVTRGNVVMKGYYKDREQTQAAFRDGWFHTGDLAVIHPDGYIEIRDRAKDIIISGGENISSTEIEGILYKHPAVLEAAVIAVPDDKWGEVPLAIIVLKENYRVTEEDVITYCRDNMAHFKAPKKVEFVNELPKTATGKLQKFRLRKMYWNSEKQVN, encoded by the coding sequence ATGCATTATCCACTTACACCTATCGATTGGAAACGAAGAGCAATAAAATACTATCCTAGTAAAGTAGCGGTAATCGATGAAGAAAAAACATTTACCTATGCACAGTTTGGAGAAAGAACCGACCGCTTATCACAGGCTTTGTTGAAAGCAGGCATTAATGAGGGAGAGCACGTAGCGGTTATGCTACCAAATACACATTATATGCTGGAATGTTTTTATGGTATTTGTCAAATGGGTGCGGTTATGGTCCCTCTGAATTATCGAATTTCATCTCAAGATATGGAATATATTATTAATCATAGTGATGCAAAGTTGTTAATTGTGGATGCAGCATTTACTTCTTCCATTCAAGAAATCCGGGCAAATTTGAATGTGGAGGAGATTGTAGTTGTAGCAGTTCCTGGTTATGAATGCAAGGTTCAAGGAATAGATTATGAAGATTTTATTCAACATGTGGATTCTGTGTCATTTTCACCTATTAATTTAGATGAAAACCAGTTATTAACGATTAATTATACAAGCGGTACAACGTCCAAGCCTAAAGGGGTGATGCAAACACATCGCAGTAATTATATGAATGCAGCCGATTTTATGTTCCATTTAGGGGTTCGACATCAGGATGTGTATTTGCATACGCTCCCAATGTTTCATGTGAATGGCTGGGGTGGCGTGTGGGCAATTACTGCTGTTGGAGGTGTCCATGTTTGCTTACGAAAAGTGGAACCGAAAGTGATTTTAGACCTATTTGAACAACAGCAAATAACGCTACTATGTGGCGCGCCTATAGTAATTAATATGCTTGTGAATGAGCCAAAAGTAAAAGAAATTGCTATTCAGGTAAAACCACGAATGGCTATAGCAGGTTCTCCTCCAGCATCAGCGTTAATTCAACAGGCTCAGGATCTGCTAGGCTTGGATATTGTGCATGTGTATGGTATGACAGAAACATCGCCATTTATTCTATACAATGAATGGAAGCCTTTATTTGATCAAGCGTCGGTGGAAAAACAAGCTGTCTTAAAGGCAAGGCAAGGGATTGAAATGGTATTTAATGGAGAAACGAAGGTTGTAAGTCAGGATGGTAAGGAAGTTGCATGGAACGGGGAAGAGCTTGGGGAAATTGTAACAAGAGGAAACGTTGTTATGAAAGGGTATTATAAAGATAGGGAGCAGACGCAAGCAGCATTTAGAGATGGCTGGTTTCATACAGGTGATTTAGCTGTTATCCATCCTGATGGTTATATTGAAATACGTGATCGAGCAAAAGATATCATTATCTCTGGAGGTGAAAATATTTCATCTACAGAAATTGAAGGAATCTTGTATAAGCATCCAGCTGTGTTAGAAGCAGCTGTCATTGCGGTGCCAGATGATAAATGGGGAGAGGTTCCATTAGCAATTATCGTTTTAAAGGAGAATTATCGTGTTACAGAAGAGGATGTGATCACGTATTGTCGCGACAATATGGCACATTTTAAAGCGCCAAAAAAAGTAGAATTTGTAAACGAGTTACCAAAGACGGCAACAGGGAAATTACAGAAGTTTCGCTTACGTAAAATGTATTGGAATAGCGAAAAACAAGTAAATTGA
- the hutI gene encoding imidazolonepropionase produces MSNTVFVKNAAQLITMQGHSEKPAKREAMQNIGLIENGSVLAKDGKIIAVGSEAEIRNAYPEIVVIAKEVNAKGKTVTPGLIDPHTHLVHAGTRENEYAMRLKGKTYMDIMNAGGGIHATTEATQKASFEQLYQESKKRLDTFLLNGVTTVEAKSGYGLTTEHEIKQLEVAEKLNQDHVVDIVSTFMGAHAVPISEKDQPEEFVDKVINEMLPKVAERHLAKFNDVFCERGVFTPEQSRRILEAGKQYGLIPKIHADEIEPYGGAELAAEVGAISADHLLKASEAGIQQMAEKDVVGVLLPGTAFFLMAEFAQARKMIDSGVAVALSTDANPGSSPTLSLQFIMNLGCLKMGMTPEEVITATTMNAAHAIGSAHEVGSLEVGKKADLTIFDVPNYLTLSYQYGMNHVDTVIKNGQIVVEHRHLVTS; encoded by the coding sequence ATGTCAAATACGGTATTTGTAAAAAACGCGGCACAACTGATTACAATGCAAGGTCATTCGGAAAAACCCGCTAAGAGAGAAGCGATGCAAAACATAGGCTTGATTGAAAATGGAAGCGTACTAGCAAAGGATGGTAAAATTATCGCCGTAGGGTCAGAAGCAGAGATAAGAAATGCTTATCCTGAAATAGTTGTTATTGCGAAAGAAGTTAATGCAAAAGGAAAAACGGTTACTCCTGGTCTAATTGATCCACATACGCATCTCGTTCATGCTGGCACGAGAGAGAATGAATATGCAATGCGATTAAAAGGGAAAACGTATATGGATATTATGAATGCTGGCGGCGGTATTCATGCAACAACGGAGGCAACGCAAAAAGCTAGCTTTGAGCAACTATATCAAGAATCGAAAAAGAGATTGGACACATTTTTGCTAAACGGTGTAACAACAGTGGAAGCGAAAAGTGGTTATGGACTCACTACAGAGCACGAAATAAAGCAACTTGAAGTAGCAGAAAAGTTAAATCAGGATCATGTGGTGGATATTGTATCAACATTTATGGGAGCACATGCGGTTCCAATCTCAGAAAAGGATCAGCCAGAGGAGTTTGTTGATAAAGTAATCAACGAGATGCTTCCAAAAGTAGCTGAACGTCATTTAGCTAAATTTAATGATGTGTTCTGTGAGCGTGGAGTATTTACGCCTGAACAATCAAGGCGCATTTTAGAAGCTGGTAAACAATACGGGCTTATCCCTAAAATTCATGCTGATGAAATTGAACCATATGGCGGGGCTGAATTAGCTGCAGAAGTTGGTGCTATTTCTGCCGATCATTTACTAAAAGCGTCCGAAGCGGGAATTCAGCAAATGGCAGAAAAAGATGTTGTTGGCGTGCTACTTCCAGGTACTGCATTCTTTCTAATGGCTGAATTTGCTCAAGCACGGAAAATGATTGATAGCGGCGTTGCTGTTGCGTTATCGACAGATGCCAATCCAGGGTCTTCACCTACCCTGTCGTTGCAATTCATTATGAATTTAGGCTGTTTAAAGATGGGAATGACACCTGAGGAAGTCATAACAGCGACGACCATGAATGCTGCGCATGCCATTGGTAGTGCTCATGAAGTTGGCAGTCTTGAAGTCGGTAAAAAAGCGGATCTGACAATATTTGATGTCCCTAATTACTTAACCCTTTCATATCAATATGGGATGAATCATGTAGATACAGTGATTAAAAATGGGCAAATTGTTGTTGAACACAGGCATTTAGTAACGAGTTAA
- the hutH gene encoding histidine ammonia-lyase, which produces MIELTGHSLTIDEVRRVCLNLEKVTISNESMEKVKASREGVNQIVMNHETVYGINTGFGKFSDVIIDNGDVRDLQLNLIRSHACGVGEPFSETIARAMLLLRLNALIKGFSGVRPELVKLLAELINKQVHPVIPQQGSLGASGDLAPLAHLALVMIGEGKVFGEHGEIVDTKTVFSQKEITPITLQSKEGLALINGTQAMVAVGIISYIEAEKLAYDSEWIAAMTMEGLQGIIDAFHPAVHEARGYPQQIAVAKRMKMWLQGSGLITHQGQKRVQDAYSLRCIPQVHGASWQALDYVKEKLEIEINAATDNPLILQEGKQIISGGNFHGQPIALAMDFLKIAVAELANISERRIERLVNPQLNDLPAFLSPSPGLQSGAMIMQYVAASLVSENKTLAHPASVDSIPSSANQEDHVSMGTIGARHANMIIHNMRKVIAIECICALQAVEYRGIDKMAPKLREKWEKYRDIVPSITNDRIFAEDIDRMSIALQSN; this is translated from the coding sequence ATGATTGAATTAACTGGTCATTCGTTAACCATTGATGAAGTAAGGCGTGTCTGCCTTAATCTGGAAAAGGTAACCATATCCAATGAAAGTATGGAAAAAGTAAAAGCAAGTCGTGAAGGTGTTAATCAAATAGTAATGAATCATGAAACGGTATATGGAATAAATACAGGTTTTGGAAAATTTAGTGATGTCATAATTGATAATGGGGACGTCAGAGATTTACAGCTTAACTTAATCCGTTCTCATGCATGTGGCGTCGGGGAGCCATTTTCAGAAACAATTGCACGAGCTATGTTGCTGCTACGATTAAATGCATTGATTAAAGGTTTTTCTGGAGTTCGACCAGAGTTGGTCAAATTGCTAGCTGAACTTATTAACAAACAGGTACATCCTGTTATTCCGCAACAAGGATCTTTAGGAGCATCGGGGGATTTAGCACCTTTAGCTCATTTGGCTTTAGTCATGATTGGGGAAGGAAAAGTGTTTGGAGAGCATGGAGAAATAGTTGATACAAAAACGGTATTTTCGCAAAAAGAAATAACTCCAATTACGTTACAATCTAAGGAAGGCCTTGCCTTGATTAATGGTACACAGGCAATGGTTGCTGTAGGAATAATTAGCTATATCGAAGCAGAAAAATTAGCTTATGATAGTGAATGGATTGCCGCGATGACCATGGAGGGCTTGCAAGGCATTATTGATGCCTTTCATCCAGCTGTACATGAAGCGCGCGGTTATCCACAGCAAATAGCTGTAGCGAAGCGTATGAAAATGTGGCTTCAAGGGAGTGGACTTATTACTCATCAAGGCCAAAAGCGGGTGCAGGATGCTTATTCATTAAGATGCATCCCGCAAGTTCATGGTGCTTCATGGCAAGCGCTTGACTATGTGAAGGAAAAGCTGGAAATTGAAATTAATGCAGCGACAGATAACCCGTTAATTTTGCAAGAAGGGAAGCAAATTATTTCTGGTGGTAATTTCCATGGTCAACCAATTGCATTAGCAATGGATTTTTTAAAGATTGCGGTTGCAGAGCTTGCAAATATTTCTGAACGCAGAATTGAACGATTAGTCAATCCACAGTTAAATGATTTACCTGCGTTTTTAAGTCCTTCGCCAGGGTTGCAATCTGGAGCAATGATTATGCAATATGTGGCTGCATCGCTTGTGTCTGAAAATAAAACATTAGCCCATCCAGCTAGTGTAGATTCTATACCATCTTCTGCAAATCAGGAAGACCATGTAAGCATGGGGACGATTGGAGCCAGACACGCCAATATGATCATTCACAATATGAGGAAAGTGATCGCTATCGAATGTATATGTGCTCTTCAGGCTGTAGAATATAGAGGAATTGATAAAATGGCTCCTAAGCTAAGAGAGAAATGGGAGAAATATCGAGACATTGTACCGAGTATTACGAACGATCGCATATTTGCAGAAGATATAGATAGAATGTCGATAGCATTACAAAGTAATTAA
- a CDS encoding LysR family transcriptional regulator — MELRQIRYFMEVASREHVTEAATALHVAQSSVSRQIANLEAELGADLFVRESRQIKLTPIGRIFHERMKQAMNVINHATREVEEYLDPKKGTIRIAYPISLAAYTLPTVIHAFRTEYPEAKFQLKQALYPELMHGIIDGDFNLALIGPLPKENKKFHRKALFTEKMVALLPLHHPLANKTSIRLRELKDEPFIVLPEGFVLRDIVEHACHAHGFSPAIGFEGDDTDALKGLVSAGLGIALMPEVTLIDNTPRSTVTIPLSENNITRTVGVITPTQRQLLPTEEIFYQFLLQFFSRLNFFSH, encoded by the coding sequence ATGGAACTGAGGCAAATACGTTATTTCATGGAAGTAGCTTCAAGAGAACACGTTACAGAAGCTGCAACAGCGCTGCATGTTGCCCAATCTTCTGTCAGCAGACAAATTGCTAATTTAGAAGCTGAGTTAGGTGCGGATTTATTTGTCAGAGAAAGCAGACAAATAAAATTGACTCCAATCGGTAGAATTTTTCATGAACGAATGAAGCAGGCTATGAACGTTATTAATCATGCCACAAGAGAAGTGGAAGAATATTTAGATCCAAAAAAAGGTACCATTCGTATCGCCTACCCAATTAGTCTTGCAGCTTATACATTACCCACAGTCATTCATGCATTTCGAACAGAGTATCCGGAAGCGAAATTCCAACTTAAACAGGCACTCTATCCTGAGTTAATGCATGGAATTATAGATGGCGACTTTAATTTAGCGTTAATTGGACCATTACCTAAGGAAAATAAAAAGTTTCATCGGAAGGCTTTATTTACAGAAAAAATGGTAGCACTGTTACCACTACATCACCCGTTAGCGAACAAGACTTCTATTCGACTTAGGGAATTAAAGGATGAGCCGTTTATTGTTTTGCCAGAGGGATTTGTATTAAGGGATATAGTAGAACATGCTTGCCACGCACATGGGTTTTCTCCCGCGATTGGCTTTGAGGGGGATGATACAGACGCTTTAAAAGGCTTAGTTTCTGCTGGTCTTGGAATCGCTCTGATGCCAGAAGTTACATTAATTGATAATACACCGCGTTCAACAGTTACCATTCCATTATCCGAAAATAATATTACTCGAACAGTTGGTGTCATCACTCCGACGCAGCGACAATTATTGCCAACGGAAGAAATTTTTTATCAATTTTTACTGCAATTCTTTTCCAGGTTAAACTTCTTTAGTCATTAA
- the hutP gene encoding hut operon transcriptional regulator HutP, whose protein sequence is MNNQLRIGKIATLLVMLEEEERSFFAPTFEAVQVCEGKVGSMDLQKVISAVETAVKRSGLIEEKVYRETHALYHAILEALEGVTRGQWALGEMMRTVGLRFAVVRGEPYLHKREGEWLAVAFYGTIGAPIKGLEHEAIGLGINHI, encoded by the coding sequence ATGAACAATCAATTACGTATTGGAAAGATTGCGACTTTACTAGTTATGCTTGAAGAGGAAGAGCGTTCCTTTTTTGCACCTACCTTTGAAGCTGTTCAAGTTTGTGAAGGAAAGGTAGGCTCCATGGATTTGCAAAAGGTTATATCCGCTGTCGAAACTGCTGTCAAACGGAGCGGTCTTATTGAAGAAAAAGTGTATCGCGAAACCCACGCATTATACCATGCCATTTTGGAAGCGCTTGAAGGTGTTACAAGAGGACAGTGGGCGCTTGGAGAAATGATGCGCACCGTTGGCTTGCGTTTTGCTGTTGTTCGTGGAGAGCCATACCTTCACAAGCGGGAAGGTGAATGGTTAGCTGTGGCTTTCTATGGAACAATTGGTGCACCAATAAAAGGGTTAGAGCATGAAGCAATTGGTTTAGGAATCAATCATATTTAA
- a CDS encoding M20 family metallopeptidase, with protein sequence MEKLYCGLDAIYEEMVEVRRYLHQYPELSFQETNTAAYIADYHAQLGHKVRRHVGGNGVVAYLQGAKPGPTVALRADFDALPIQEEADVPFKSKHDGVMHACGHDGHTATLLGLAKVLNGMKEELAGTVVFLHQHAEELPPGGAIAMIEDGCLEGVDVIFGTHLQAQQPLGVISYRSGALQAAADNFDIMIQGSGGHGAAPHETKDSIAIGAQLINSLQHIVSRKVDPLDSAVVSVCNFVAENPYNVIANTAQLTGTVRTLKEETRKFIEEEIERTIKATCDMFQAGYEYTYSQGYPVLVNHPKETAFVAQVAKQVPGIEQVSETLPIMGGEDYAYYLQHVKGTFFFTGAGNPDWDKAYPHHHPKFDMDERALLHAAKVLGAATLQYMRRDER encoded by the coding sequence ATGGAGAAGTTATATTGCGGGCTTGATGCTATTTATGAGGAAATGGTAGAGGTACGCCGCTACCTACACCAGTATCCTGAATTATCTTTTCAAGAGACCAATACTGCCGCTTACATCGCAGATTATCATGCGCAATTGGGGCATAAGGTTCGTAGGCATGTTGGTGGAAATGGAGTCGTTGCGTATTTGCAGGGAGCTAAACCCGGGCCAACTGTTGCTTTACGAGCAGATTTTGATGCGTTGCCCATTCAGGAGGAGGCGGATGTACCATTTAAATCTAAGCATGATGGTGTCATGCATGCCTGTGGACATGATGGGCATACAGCTACATTACTGGGTCTTGCTAAAGTATTAAATGGGATGAAAGAAGAACTGGCAGGAACGGTTGTTTTTCTCCATCAACACGCGGAAGAATTGCCGCCAGGCGGAGCAATTGCCATGATAGAGGATGGTTGCTTAGAGGGTGTGGATGTTATTTTTGGCACACATTTACAGGCGCAGCAGCCATTGGGAGTGATTTCTTATCGTTCTGGTGCCCTGCAGGCCGCTGCTGATAATTTTGATATCATGATTCAAGGTTCTGGAGGACATGGTGCTGCTCCTCATGAGACGAAGGATAGTATAGCAATTGGTGCACAGCTCATTAATAGCTTGCAGCACATTGTCAGTAGGAAGGTAGACCCACTGGATTCCGCAGTCGTGTCCGTTTGTAATTTTGTTGCCGAAAATCCTTACAATGTGATTGCGAATACAGCTCAATTAACTGGGACAGTTCGGACATTAAAAGAGGAAACGCGAAAGTTTATCGAAGAAGAGATAGAACGTACAATAAAGGCTACATGTGATATGTTCCAAGCAGGCTATGAATATACGTATTCCCAAGGATATCCTGTTTTAGTAAACCACCCCAAAGAAACAGCATTTGTTGCGCAAGTTGCCAAGCAGGTTCCTGGTATTGAACAGGTTTCTGAAACACTTCCAATTATGGGAGGCGAGGATTACGCTTATTATTTACAGCATGTGAAAGGGACGTTTTTCTTTACAGGAGCGGGGAATCCTGACTGGGATAAAGCATATCCGCACCATCATCCGAAGTTCGATATGGATGAACGTGCTTTACTACATGCAGCTAAAGTGTTAGGCGCAGCTACTCTACAGTATATGAGAAGAGATGAAAGATAA
- the gdhA gene encoding NADP-specific glutamate dehydrogenase, protein MKTVDKMEFTYVQKANEYVESVYETVKARNPHQVEFQQAVKEVFASLIPVLEKHPEYMKQSILERIVEPERMISFRVPWLDDEGKIQVNRGYRVQFNSALGPYKGGIRFHPSVNESIIKFLGFEQIFKNALTGQPIGGAKGGADFDPKGKSDAEIMRFTQSFMTELSNYIGPDQDVPAGDIGVGAREIGYMFGQYKKMRGGYQAGVLTGKGVGYGGSLGRKEATGYGTAYFMDAMLKDNGLTIDGCTAIVSGSGNVSIYAMEKMTQLGAKVIACSDSNGYIYDEGGINLTTVKRLKEEGNCRISEYVNEHPQATFHEGCSGIWSLPCDIALPCATQNEIDNEAAKQLVANGVKAVGEGANMPSTLEAIEIFMSHQVLFAPAKAANAGGVAVSALEMAQNSARIAWSFEEVDGKLHQIMQNIYQASIQAAEEYGQPRNLVLGANISGFKKVAAAMISQGVI, encoded by the coding sequence ATGAAAACAGTGGACAAAATGGAATTCACGTATGTGCAAAAAGCAAATGAATATGTAGAATCGGTCTATGAAACGGTTAAAGCACGTAACCCTCATCAGGTAGAGTTTCAACAAGCTGTTAAAGAAGTATTTGCCTCTTTGATACCAGTTTTAGAGAAACATCCAGAGTATATGAAACAGTCTATCCTTGAACGTATCGTTGAACCGGAAAGAATGATTTCGTTTCGTGTACCTTGGCTCGATGATGAAGGGAAAATTCAGGTGAATCGTGGTTATCGAGTCCAATTTAATAGTGCTCTCGGACCTTATAAGGGTGGAATACGCTTTCATCCATCTGTTAATGAAAGTATTATTAAATTTTTAGGATTCGAACAAATTTTTAAAAATGCTTTAACTGGTCAACCAATTGGTGGTGCAAAAGGTGGAGCGGATTTTGATCCGAAAGGGAAATCAGATGCAGAAATCATGCGCTTTACGCAAAGCTTTATGACAGAGCTCAGTAATTATATTGGACCCGACCAGGATGTACCAGCTGGAGATATTGGTGTAGGTGCCAGGGAGATAGGCTATATGTTTGGTCAGTATAAAAAAATGCGTGGAGGTTACCAAGCTGGTGTGTTGACTGGAAAAGGAGTAGGCTATGGAGGTAGCTTAGGTCGTAAAGAAGCAACCGGATATGGAACGGCTTATTTTATGGATGCCATGCTGAAGGATAACGGTTTAACTATTGACGGATGTACGGCAATTGTTTCTGGTTCAGGCAATGTTTCCATTTACGCGATGGAAAAGATGACCCAACTAGGGGCAAAGGTGATTGCTTGCAGTGATTCGAACGGATATATTTATGATGAAGGTGGCATTAACCTTACAACTGTTAAGCGTCTTAAAGAAGAGGGGAATTGTCGAATCAGTGAATATGTAAATGAGCATCCGCAAGCAACTTTTCATGAAGGCTGTTCTGGAATTTGGTCGCTTCCATGTGATATTGCTCTTCCATGTGCGACGCAAAATGAAATAGATAATGAAGCAGCTAAACAACTAGTTGCCAATGGAGTAAAAGCAGTAGGAGAAGGCGCGAATATGCCATCTACTTTAGAAGCAATAGAGATTTTTATGAGCCATCAAGTTTTGTTTGCTCCAGCTAAGGCAGCAAATGCGGGCGGAGTAGCTGTATCGGCTTTGGAAATGGCACAAAATAGCGCACGGATTGCTTGGAGTTTTGAAGAAGTTGATGGAAAATTGCATCAGATCATGCAAAATATTTATCAAGCATCTATTCAAGCTGCGGAAGAATATGGACAGCCGAGGAATTTAGTACTGGGAGCTAATATTTCCGGATTCAAGAAAGTTGCGGCAGCAATGATTTCACAAGGTGTTATCTAA